In Rhipicephalus microplus isolate Deutch F79 chromosome 7, USDA_Rmic, whole genome shotgun sequence, one genomic interval encodes:
- the LOC119179358 gene encoding deoxyribonuclease-2-alpha-like, with protein sequence MKHYSFAALVTQGIALVSCATVPPSPRCKDQDGQDVDWFIIYKLPRMQTYEKNSFTPEGGEFAYTDSRSTQEPLRYWPLSVQDLYQPKNPVALTLAPLYENTTRKDLLYFVYNDQPPSIYSGTRNGHCKGVVLFDDNVGVWLLHSVPGFVEGLQSGQYSFPESARENGQTFMCVTFPTPQVNTIARLLRTEYANVYARQVPQAMKDKYPEVELLAKDSFVRAWDQKLYIANLTSDDGLSLRAYAKRATLDDDLYSGVLANDLKGDLAVQSWRNGAGGKLPPACNSSYTVVNIDAVLMRFDANNSVTFNTTEDHSKWAITIDRDVFCFASMNRMGSQETRGGEALCFSNGVVQALFRRSAIVNEECPA encoded by the exons ATGAAGCACTATAGCTTTGCAGCCCTAGTTACGCAAGGCATCGCATTGGTGAGCTGCGCTACGGTCCCTCCATCTCCAAGGTGCAAGGATCAAGACGGACAGGACGTGGATTG GTTCATTATCTACAAGCTTCCCCGTATGCAGACTTACGAAAAAAACTCCTTCACGCCCGAAGGAGGCGAGTTCGCGTACACTGATTCGCGCAGTACCCAGGAACCGCTACGCTACTGGCCTTTATCGGTGCAGGACCTGTACCAACCAAAGAACCCGGTTGCCCTCACGCTGGCCCCACTCTATGAAAACACTACGAGAAAG gATCTCCTATACTTTGTCTACAATGACCAGCCGCCATCAATCTACAGCGGAACGCGCAACGGACACTGCAAAG GTGTCGTCCTGTTCGATGACAATGTTGGCGTATGGCTGCTGCACAGCGTGCCAGGGTTCGTTGAAGGACTGCAGAGTGGACAGTACAGCTTTCCAGAGTCAGCCAGGGAGAACGGTCAGACGTTCATGTGCGTCACTTTCCCCACGCCGCAAGTGAACACGATTG CGAGGCTTCTGCGAACCGAGTATGCCAACGTGTACGCCCGCCAGGTGCCGCAGGCGATGAAGGATAAGTACCCCGAGGTAGAGCTGCTGGCCAAGGACAGCTTCGTCCGGGCTTGGGACCAGAAGCTCTACATCGCCAACCTGACCAGCGACGATGGTCTCTCTCTACGGGCTTATGCGAAAAGAGCAACGTTAGACGATG ATCTGTACTCTGGAGTGCTCGCCAACGACCTGAAGGGTGACCTTGCGGTGCAGTCTTGGAGGAATGGTGCTGGAGGCAAGCTTCCGCCGGCCTGCAACTCCAGCTACACTGTGGTCAATATTGATGCTGTCCTAATGAGGTTCGACGCGAACAACTCGGTCACATTCAACACCACCGAGGATCACAGCAAGTGGGCAATTACCATCGACAGAGACGTGTTCTGCTTCGCTTCCATGAATCGTATG GGATCGCAAGAAACCCGAGGCGGGGAGGCATTGTGCTTCAGCAATGGCGTGGTGCAGGCTCTTTTCCGACGCAGTGCCATCGTGAATGAGGAATGCCCCGCATAG